CGCGGTACTTTCGTAATCAACCCGGAAGGTCAGATCAAGATCGTTGAACTGAACGACGGCGGTGTTGGCCGTGACGCTTCCGAGCTGCTGCGCAAAATCAAGGCTGCCCAGTACGTTGCTGCCCACCCAGGCGAAGTGTGCCCAGCCAAGTGGAAAGAAGGCGAAGCCACCCTGGCTCCGTCCCTGGACCTGGTCGGCAAGATCTAAGTCTGTGAAGTATCAAGGGCGGGAATCCGCACTTAAGTAAGCTGCATCCGCCCCCAAAACGCCCGGGCGAGATTCGCTCGGGCGTTTTTTTGTCTGCAATAAACCGAATTAATAGGAAATCGCCCGTATGTTGGACGCCAATCTTAAAGCTCAGTTGAAGTCATACCTGGAACGGGTCACCCAGCCGATCGAGATCGTCGCCTCCCTCGACGACGGCGCGAAATCCCAGGAAATGCTTGCCCTTTTGCAGGACGTAACCAGCCTCACGACGCTGATTACCCTGAAAACCGATGGCGATGATGCGCGCAAGCCATCGTTCTCCATCAACCGCCCGGGTGCCGATATCAGCCTGCGTTTTGCCGGCATCCCCATGGGCCATGAATTCACTTCGTTGGTGCTGGCCCTGCTGCAAGTCGGTGGCCACCCGTCGAAGGCCAGTGTCGAAGTGATTGAACAGATCCGCGCCCTCAAAGGTGAGTTCAGCTTCGAGACGTACTTCTCGCTGTCCTGCCAGAACTGCCCGGACGTGGTCCAGGCACTGAACCTGATGGCCGTGCTTAACCCGAATATTCGCCACGTGGCCATCGACGGTGCGCTGTTCCAGGCTGAAGTCGACCAGCGCCAGATCATGGCGGTGCCAAGTGTCTACCTCAACGGGGTGAACTTCGGCCAGGGCCGCATGGGCCTGGAAGAAATCCTCGCCAAGCTCGACACCAGCGGTATCGAAAAGGCCGCCGAAAAAATCAGCGCCAAAGATGCATTCGATGTGCTCGTCGTCGGCGGTGGCCCAGCCGGTTCTGCGGCCGCTATCTACGCTGCGCGTAAAGGCATCCGCACCGGTGTCGCGGCTGAGCGATTCGGCGGGCAGGTGCTGGACACCATGTCGATCGAGAACTTTATCTCGGTACAGGAAACCGAAGGACCGAAATTGGCCAGCGCCCTGAAGCCCACGTGCGTCAGTACGACGTGGACATCATGAACCTGCAGCGCGCCAGCAGCCTGATCCCGGCTAAAAACCCCGGCGATCTGCATGAGATCCGCTTTGAAAGCGGTGCGACGCTCAAGTCCAAGACCGTGATCCTGGCCACCGGCGCCCGCTGGCGTGAAATGGGTGTGCCGGGTGAGCAGGAATACAAAGCCAAGGGCGTGTGCTTCTGCCCGCACTGCGATGGTCCGTTGTTCAAGGGCAAGCGTGTGGCGGTGATCGGCGGCGGTAACTCCGGCGTTGAGGCAGCCATCGACCTGGCCGGTATCGTCAGTCACGTGACCTTGCTTGAGTTCGACAGCAAGTTGCGCGCCGACGCCGTGTTGCAGCGCAAGCTGTACAGCCTGCCGAACGTTGACGTGATCACCAGCGCGCTGACCAGTGAAGTCAAAGGCGACGGTCAAAAAGTCACCGGCCTGGCGTATAAGGATCGTGACAGCGGTGAGTTCAAGACCATCGACCTGGAAGGCATCTTTGTACAGATCGGTTTGCTGCCCAATACTGACTGGCTCAAAGGCACTGTGGAGCTGACCCCGCGTGGCGAGATCATCGTCGATGCACGTGGCGAGACTTCGCTGCCGGGTGTGTTCGCTGCCGGCGACGTAACGACCGTGCCGTACAAGCAGATTGTGATCGCAGTAGGCGAGGGCGCCAAGGCTTCGCTGAGTGCCTTCGATCACCTGATCCGCACTTCCGCCCCTGCGTAAATCCTGGCCCGGAAATGAAAAACCCCATGAGTGATCATGGGGTTTTTTAATGCCTGAAGCTGTTACATCGGCGCTGGCTGGATGATCTCAACCCAGTACGCGTCCGGGTCCTTGATGAACGCCAGGCTTTTCATACGGCCATCGGTCAAACGCTTCTGGAAATCGCAGCCCAGGGCTTCAAAACGTTCGCATGCAGCGACGATATCCGGCACCGAAATGCAGATATGGCCAAAGCCACGCGGGTCGGTATTGCCGTTGTGGTAGGCAAAGTCGGCATCGTTTTCGGTGCCGTGGTTGTGGGTCAGTTCCAGGATGCCCGGGATCGACTTCATCCACTGGGTGCGTTCGGCGGCGTCGGCCGGGATCTGCGATTTGTCCACCAGGGCCAGGAAATACAGGCTGAATTCGGCTTCCGGGAAGTCGCGTTTTTCAACCAGCGAAAACCCCAGAACACGGGTATAGAAGTCCAGCGACTTGGTGATGTCCTTGACCCGCAGCATGGTGTGGTTGAACACGAAGTTCGAGGTGGCGGTGTCAGGCTGGGCGGTGACGCCCGGGAAAGTGTTCAATTCGTGCAGGCTCATGGGCCCTCCAGAAAAAAATGGGCTTGCGGCAAGCATCCGTAGCCCGGCCATGATACGCAACGCCCACCGGCTGCGCCAAATGAAAAAGGTCGCGTAGGCCTTGCGAGCGCAGGTGGCGGGCCTCAAACTTTGCCGCCTGAACCTTGGGCGTTTTTTGCAATGATCGAATCTCGTAAATCGCTGTTGAGCGCTGTGTGCCTACTGTTGGGCAGCCCTTTTGTGCTGGCGGCCGACCCGCAGATTCACTGGCCCAGTGGCTGGCAGGTGGAGGAAGTGGTACCCGACGACCAGGCGCCGGTGAAGCCTTCGAATGTGTCGCGCCAACGCGCCATCAAGAATGATGAAAATGGTACGACCTTGATGGTCATGGAGTTGACCGGTACGCCGATTGAGGCGGGACATAAAGTTAATCTTCAAGGCGTGTTGCTGGAAATGCGTAAATCCATCCAGAAGGATTTCGCCCAAGGCGGTTATCAAAGTGTGTGCACCAAAATGCACCCTACAACATTGAGTGGTCTTGACGCGCTGGAAACTACTTGCGTGATTACCGAAAACGGCCGACACGTGCTGTCACAAACATTGGTGGGCGCTGTTGATACCGACAAAGCCTATGTTTTTTCATACGCAGGCCAGGCGCAAGCCTACGATGCCAGCAAGGATGAAGTGACTTCGGTACGTGACAGTCTGAAACTTTAAAGGCGTGGGCGAGCGGTTGTGAACAAAGTGAAATGTTATTTAAGTTCGGTTTCGAACCCTTGAATAAAAAAGGCCCCGCATCGGCGGGGCTCTTTGTTAGTGCTGCTTGATCACTTGCGCAACCAGGACTCTACGGTGTCTGCACCGTGCTGTTCTTTCCAGGCTTTGAGGCCACGGTGGTTGCCGCCTTTGGTCTCGATCAGTTCGCCGGTGTGCGGGTTCTGGTAAACCTTGACCACGCGTGCACGGCGCTGCTTGGGAGCAGGGGCGGCCGAAGCGCCGGCCTTGCCCAGGTTAGGATCAAGGATGGCGATGATGTCACGCAGGCTTTTGCCGTAAGTCTTCATCAATCCTTGAAGCTTTTCTTCGAATTCGATTTCCTTCTTCAGGCCGGCGTCGTTCTTCAGGGATTCGAGCTGGGCAAGCTGCTCTTGAAGGGCTTTTTCTGCTGCGCGAAATTCGGCGAGTCTGGACAAAATAGGTACTCCAAATAGTGTATGGCTGATATCAACTGTAAACAAAGCTATAAGCCAAGAGCTGTAAGGCAACTCAGAAAAGACGCCTTCCTGCGAGTGCTGCACAGGCAGGAAAAAATTGTAGTAGTTAATTCGCTACGAGTAAATCATGTCTTTTGTCTTATTAAGATTATTTCAGCGCGCCTAGTGCATGGCTATTCAATGGCTGGACAAGGATTTAATGAACTCATCGCACGGTAAAGGTCTGCCGAACAGGTAGCCCTGTAGGAACTCCACACCTTTCGCCGCCAGATAATCGCATTGCTGCGCTGTTTCCACGCCTTCTGCAACGATGCCCAGGTCGAGCTTGCCAGACAGTTCTATGATGCTGTCGAGAATATGCCGGGAGAGTGCATCGGCACCGATCATGGCGACAAAACTCTGGTCGATCTTCAAGTAGTCCACATTGAAGTTACGCAAGTAAGCCAGGCTGGAATGGCCGGTCCCGAAGTCATCAATGGCAATCATCACGCCCAGTTCGTGCAGGGCGTCGAACAGCCGGCGGGTGATATCGGTGGGTGCGATCAGCTCGCGCTCGGTCAGCTCCAGCACCAGCGTGACCTGGCCGACCGCAAAGGCGGCGAGAAACTCTCGGCAGTCGTCCACCAGCGCCAGATCCTGGCAGTGCCGGGCGGTGATATTGACGCCGATATGAAAGCCCTGGCTGAATCGCGACGCATGAGGCGACAGTTGCGCAGCGGTCTGTCGAAGCAGGGCGCGGGTCATGGGGACGATCAGGCCGCAATCTTCAGCCAGCGGGATAAACAGGTCCGGGCGTACCAGCCCTTCCTTCGGATGCTTCCAGCGCATCAGCACTTCGCAGCCCGCCCATTCGCGGGTGTCGCCTCGCACTACCGGCTGAAAATACGGAATAAATTCATTGGCGCCCAACGCCCGTTGCAGCTCATGGGTTGGCGCTGAAACGCGCTTTTGCAGCCAATGCGCGAACAGACCCGCCAGTACTCCAAAGAACAGCACCAGGCTGAACAGCGCCGGATAACGCGCTTGCATGTAGCGCCATACTTCCCCAGGCGGCATGCCGGCGTCGACGCTGTAGCGGTAGCGCTCAGACGCCAGATGATGGTGGGCTACGGCAAACGCCGGCAGCGCTGTGTTGCGCACTTTGCCATCGTCGCCGAGCCAGTGGGGGCCTACTTGCAGAACCAGCTGCGCATAACGGCTGATCAGGCGCAGGGCGTTGGTCAGGTGGTAGCCATCAATCGAGGCAAACGCGGCTTTGTCGCCGTCGACCAGCCGATAAACCAGCAGCGCGGTATCGGGTGTTACCGGGTTGCCATTCATCAGCCACAACCGCCCATCCACGTAGTCGTCGGGATTGACCGGCGACTCGTAATTGCTGCCGAACAATGAGCTGCAATAGATATTCTTTTGCCAGGACAGGGTTGTGGCCCGCACAAACGGCCGGCGCGTGACCTGCTCACGCAGCGCCAGCTGGGCACCGTTATCGCAAGGCTGGCCGGCCAACGGCAGCAGGGTCTGGGCGGCGAGGGCGGTGTTGTCGAGCATCAGGTCGAATTGGCGCACGGCCTCTTGCGCGGTTTGCGCCGTGCTCAGTTCGAGGCTGCGCTCGGCTTGCCAGTGCAGGATGACCCCCCCAGCAAGACCGGCAGCAGCCCGCTCAGGAGACTGATCGAATGGCGGCTGAGGGGCTTTCGAGGGCCTTTGACGGTGAGGGGCATGGACTTTTTTGGCCTGTTGCGCAGAGGGCTTTACCGGAGGGCGGGCCCGGGATGCCCGGATGATAGACGGCTCGGTTCAAATTTGCTCGCCGAGCCAAGGCTTTGCGCAATCTCGATGAAGGCCAGGGTGGCCGGTGAAGACTGGCGGCGATCCAGCACCGCCAGGCCGATGCGGCGCGATACCCGGGGCGACAGCGGCCGTTTTACATAGCGCGGGTCGTGGGCCTGCGGCAATGAAGCCTCTGCGACAATGCTCAAGCCGTCCCCACGGCTGACGGCTTCCAGGGTGCTGAGGAGCTGTGCGCAGCGGTAGTGGACCTTGGGGCGCAATTGGTGGGCGCTGAACAAGCGTGTGACCAGTTCAGAGGAGCCGGCTTCGGTGAGGATAAACGGATCGTCACACAGGTCCCGCAACGCAAGCGTCTCGCGTGCGGCCAGTGCATGGTCGGCGGGCAGCAGCGCCACCATCTGGTCCTCGAACAGCAGGCAGGTGTCGAAGCGTTCCTGCTCCAGCACCACAAAGCCCACATCGATCCGCCGCTCATCCAGCCATTGCAGCACT
The genomic region above belongs to Pseudomonas poae and contains:
- the gloA gene encoding lactoylglutathione lyase — translated: MSLHELNTFPGVTAQPDTATSNFVFNHTMLRVKDITKSLDFYTRVLGFSLVEKRDFPEAEFSLYFLALVDKSQIPADAAERTQWMKSIPGILELTHNHGTENDADFAYHNGNTDPRGFGHICISVPDIVAACERFEALGCDFQKRLTDGRMKSLAFIKDPDAYWVEIIQPAPM
- a CDS encoding DUF4946 domain-containing protein; translation: MIESRKSLLSAVCLLLGSPFVLAADPQIHWPSGWQVEEVVPDDQAPVKPSNVSRQRAIKNDENGTTLMVMELTGTPIEAGHKVNLQGVLLEMRKSIQKDFAQGGYQSVCTKMHPTTLSGLDALETTCVITENGRHVLSQTLVGAVDTDKAYVFSYAGQAQAYDASKDEVTSVRDSLKL
- a CDS encoding DNA binding protein, with product MSRLAEFRAAEKALQEQLAQLESLKNDAGLKKEIEFEEKLQGLMKTYGKSLRDIIAILDPNLGKAGASAAPAPKQRRARVVKVYQNPHTGELIETKGGNHRGLKAWKEQHGADTVESWLRK
- a CDS encoding LysR family transcriptional regulator, with the protein product MTLTQLEIFSLVAELQGFTPAAHRLGISQSAVSHAIKALEQELGVALFRRHQTLVEPSDIGQQLLGRARAMLGLASTLQQEAADARGMKRGTLRIGSFGPTASIHLLPGILSRFRAAHPGIEVHVDEGPDRQVLQWLDERRIDVGFVVLEQERFDTCLLFEDQMVALLPADHALAARETLALRDLCDDPFILTEAGSSELVTRLFSAHQLRPKVHYRCAQLLSTLEAVSRGDGLSIVAEASLPQAHDPRYVKRPLSPRVSRRIGLAVLDRRQSSPATLAFIEIAQSLGSASKFEPSRLSSGHPGPALR